The Archocentrus centrarchus isolate MPI-CPG fArcCen1 chromosome 1, fArcCen1, whole genome shotgun sequence genome includes the window ACAATGCTAGGAAAACTGTTGTGCTAATATGCAGGACTAAAGCAGATAAAGACCTCTGTTTTCCAGATTTCTGGCTGTCAGGGCAGAAGTTAAATATCTGCTCAAAACCCAAATATCTGGGTCACTACATCACAGATCAcctctgtgatgatgatgacataTATCGGCAGTGTCGCCTATTGTATGCTCAGGCAAATATTctggtgaggaaatttcacatgTGCTCAGACGAGGTAAAGATAAGTTTATTCAAAGCCTACTGTACATCTCTGCACACGGCTCCTTTGTGGTGCAAATTCAAAAAAGCTAGCATGCAGAAGCTTAAGCTTGCTTATAATGACTCTTGGAGaattctgcttaaaaagcccAGGTTCAGTAGTGCAAGTGAGATGTTTTGTAATGAGCATGTCAGGACATTTCAGGCACTCATGAGAAATTTGATATATAAGTTTACGTGTCATTTGTGCAGCTCCCAAAATAGTCTTATTGTAATGTTGTCACACTCTTCTGCTAGTGCATTACGCTACCAGTCGTCTTTGTGGAAACACTGGTGTGCAAGTCTTTTATGAGTTGTTGTTATGTAtaatttgtctttgttttttaatatgtgtgtgGACTACAagtctgttaaaataaatatcagtcaATCACCAAagacaaatttccttactttttgtgccaaGTTTTTATTATCAGTCTGTCAGTGGTGATAAAATTTCACTAAGATATTATTTTAGCAGTTTCCTCTTACTCATTTAGGAAGGACATGGGGAAGTTTCTGTCATTTCTCACACCGATGGAGTACGTCCCACCAGAGCCCTGAGTCATCACACTGAAAGGAAGCTTAAAGTCCTCTCCTGGCTCCACACTGCTGCCCACCACAGCCTACAGGGAACACGGAGAAGAAACAGATAAAAAGGCCTGATATCATCTATTTCTGCAATGAACTGGATTTGAATTATCCCCATTCTACCTGTTATTATTGTTACAGAAAAGCTGTGTAACAGTAAAagggaaattaaaatgacaaaccTGGATCTTCACTTTGGAGACAGACACTTGAGTGGTCGACTGCCTCTGAAATACACTGTTTGACACTTTGTCAGTTCCTTTCACGGTGACCACAAACTCCCCCTCAGGGACTGCATCAACAGTCACCAGAATATCTCCATTGCCCATGTCAGTTATTACACCGTTGCTAACACCTTCAGAACCTGACACTTTTGCCAGACCGATGTGTTCAGTAGTCATTGAAGATGGACCTCTTCTACCCATAACTGAGAGCATCAGTGTGGCTGGCTGGCCTGGGTTTTCACATTtaagaagaaaagaatcaagatgtggagaaaaggaaatgaaattatccattgtgcaataaaaaaaatattaattaaaagaGCTTTACAGATCTGATTGCCAGAGCCAAAGTACCACTGGTGGCATGTATATTTTTTGCCAGTAGATGATGCTGTTGTAATACAGAAACTGCATATTTGCAGCCCCAGACTGAAAACATGCCAAACAATTAAGTACACTTGTTACTTGGATTGTAAGTTGCACATTTgatgtgaaatatttttaaaattttaaaacttACTCTATGATTGGCAATCAAAAAAAGAAGGggagaattttatatatatatatattaggggtgggactcgattaaaaaattaatctaatgaattaggagctttgtgattaattaatcgcattttaatcacatttaaatattcaacatgataaatattaatttaagtttggttgatgaatgaaacaatatacataagcttaaacttcaaaatgttgtttattttcccaccagtctactacacagaccaacgaagggtggcagtgctcctgtgataaactcctgaaattaaagttaagcatcataactggatagttttagtcaacattaatgtctcacttgttatagttggaaattaatcattctctcagctgtattccttgatgttgaaatgtgttatgcttgttttaacagcttattttgaattaaagacttaaaattaaaccacaaaaaggagaaaaagttcgttctccgtttaaccagctgcttttacacagctgtgcttcgcactcacggttgctaggcgacatgagctacgcagaggtgactgcagctgatatgaaggcgagccgctcacttccggcctttgcggttttcgtgggctgcgaaggacgtgggccgggtccttcgcaggatgcggcccctgaatttttgacatcgtgcgtcgatataatctgtatgccgggaactcgtgcaaagtgcgattaacaTGCGttcaaatttttaattcgttaatttccccgtaattaattaatcgaaattaacacgTTTAAGTCCCACccataataatatataataatatatatatatatattaatatatatatatatatttctctctctctccctcctctctctcggCCCTCCCCCCCCCGGCGCGCCGGGGCGCCTCCCCCCTCCCGTCTCTGCCCCCTCACCCCCTTTCCCCTCCCCCTCCGGTTTGTGctgccccccccctctcctgTTCTCCCCCATCCCCCCTTTAGTGAAAATGTTGTCCTGCTTGCGGAAGCCCAGTGAGCACTGCATAACCTGGGTGAGGTCCAGCAAAGCTTTCCACAAAGTTATAGATAAAGGTAATTGTACTCTGACCTGGAAACACAAGCAgacttactgtaaatacagactTACAGTAAATGTACATATACAGCAAGAACTCCTTGAACCGGATGTACTTCTGATACTTCTATATAaaggacatttttaataaataaatatgtaccCTATTTTACCTGTGATTTGAAGTGTGTATGGTTGGTTGGAGTTGATGTTGATCTGCCAGGGTCCCGTCTGCTTGTCAGAGTATAAACGAATTCTCCACAAGTTGCCCACAGCCTTTATGGTCCCCAGTTTACCAATGATCTCATTTTGGCTCTGAGTTACACCTGGAAATGTTTAACACCCATTATCAGTCATGGATACATCACTTCCTCACTCACCACCCACAATCTGTCAGAtgtggcccccatctctcctccacactcacacacaacactggttccCCTCAAGGCTGCGTGCTCAGTACTCTACTGTACACCCTCTACACATATGACTGCACTCCAACTCACCCTACCAACATCATCATAAAATATGTGGATGACGCCACCGTGGTTGGAATCATCTCAGATGGGGATGAGCCAGCATGTAGGGCTGAGGCAGCAAAACATTGGTGCTCAGCGAACAGTCtaacactgaatgttttaaaaaacaaagaacttattatggacttcaggaagcaccAACAAGATCACACCCCCTTGAAATAAATGGGGAACATGTGGAAATTGTCACCACCTTCAGGTTCCTTTGCACCCACATCTCAGCTGATCCCTCCTGGACTCAAAACACCAAGGCCTTAGttaagaaggctcagcagcagcttcacttCCTCCATGTCCTTAGAAAAAAACCATCTGGACAGGAAGCTGTTGCTGGCCTTCTATCACTCCTCTGTGGAAAGTGGACTGACTGGGCATCTGGTACCTAAGTTCCACAGCTGAAAACAGGAAAGCAGTGCAGAAGGTTATCAGCACCGCCTGAAAGAACATCGACTGCCCTCTGCCCTCCCTGGAGGACATATCCAAAACCTGCTGCCTTGGGAGAATCACTGCAATCACAGGAGACCCCTCACATCCTGCACATAACTTGTTTGACCTGCTACCCTCTGGACAGCGTTTCAGGTCAATTAAATCACACACCACCAGACTCACCAACAGTTTCTCCCCCTGGGCCATATGGACTGTAAAGAAAAATACCAtctgtttcacagttttttacAGGTATGTGTAATAATGTACAGTTTGagtatttaaattatattttccactatactcatttattttaattttcctatATAATTAGTGCTGAGAACTAGACTTTGTCTGGAGAGGAGCATGCACAATTTCATTGTAccatgtacaatgacaataaagggttattctattctattctatttattcTATTCTTTTCTATGGATAAATCACAATTCTATTTGCAACAATGATGACAGAcacttgttttgtgtttgcttcCAATCAGGATAAATACTTGTTAATTTAATTGTTTTGggctgtaaagcactttgtgactaaTATCTATGAAATAtactacataaataaatcatttccaGTGGAAAAAGTACCAGCAGGGTCCGTCAGCGTGAAAGTAATGGCTGTTCCTGTGATGTAGATAGTGatatttttcagtgattcatCCAAAACAAAGGAGAATGTCTCTTGCTTTCCAGGGTTTCTTGCTCGCTGAAGAACTGTCACCTGAACAAAAGCAAGGAAAGGTTGACTTACTCAGTTATCTCAAATCTTCACATTAGTCCAGTCATTTAAGGCTTTTTACAAGCTTCACATAAGTTAAACTTATTGAACTGCAGAATCATACCAGAGCTGAAGTCGAGGTGTCAAGGATAATGTCTGTGGCTTGAGGAAGCTCTGATTTTGAGACCTGGATGGCCTGGCCTCCAGAGACCAGAGCTATCTCCCTGTAGTCACCAAAGGAAGCAGCTCTGAGAGAACGACGGCGCCTGCCAAATATTTCAGTAATGAAGAATGACACCTGTGGAGATCAATTAATGTCAAGATTATACCCACAGCCTCCATGCCGAAGTAGCCTGAGTGAACACTGGTCATATTTAAGTGCCATTCTGTATTTACCTTTGACTGGGTGCTCCTAATGAGAGCCATAATAGAGTCTTTGAGCTCAATGTCTTTTGCTATAGCATCAGTGAATACATAGATGTAGGATGAGGAAGGGGCGCCAGTCAGAGCCAGCTggagaaataaaataactttataTTTCTGAAAAAATTCCCATCCTATCCAATCATAATCCCAGTTACAAGTGAAGATGTCACAGCTGATGGTAGTACCTGAAGTCCTGACAGGCACATCTCAGGAGCATCACCTCCACCATCTGCATTGAGCTTAGagatttcttcttttatcttATTATCATCTGTTGTTCTGATTATGGGGCCAAAGTCTACATAAAAGAACAAATAAGATCTCTAAGCATCAAACCTGTGGTTAAAAGTATTTTGGACCAAATATAAGCAGCGTCctacagacacactgtgacTACATGCATATTTACAGTAGGCACCACAAATGGACTTTACATTTgataatacagaaaataaatataactgtTATTGGTAGTTTAAATACCACACAGTGCTAATATCAACTACTGGTTCCTAAAAAGGATCAATAAAGTAGAAGGGTTCATACCAGGGTCATTGAAAGGCACCAGGATGTACTCTGAGGGCTCATCTTGAGTTCCTTTGTAACTGTCAATGATTTCATAAATAATTGATCTTGCTTCTTCAATGTCATCTGACATACTGCCGGTGGTGTCAATTACAAAGCACAGAACAGATGAGCGAGCAATCCCCATCATTCTGTGAGAAAGGAAAATACACTTTTCATTTTAATCCTGGAGAACaacttttgaaatattttctgttctttCAAACTCAGGATATTGTTCACATCTCACTATAGTACCTCAGGAAGTCATCGTCCCCTACAGCTAAACGGACGTCCTCCAACAGCTGGAGGGTGGCGGCTGTGGCTGCATTCACAGCAGCATTGTGTAAAGCCAAGTTGTTGCCCTGCCTATCTTTGCTGATGCCTCCTCGAGGAGATTCTGTGCTAGTGAGATCAGCTGCACCACCATGGCTGCATTTACCTTACAGAGGACAGGTGGGAGAggttaaactttattaaaccacagatgaaaccaaaaataaatcatatCAGCATAACCTGATTTGAACTACAGTAAGTGAAATCTtactgtcttatttttttttaatttattatggcAGCCTTGTCAAAGCATATttaaatgacaccttaattattTAAGGTGTATATGAATGTAATTTATGGATATGTGTGTGATACCTTTAGGCTTAAAAGAAGAGTCGATTCCCATATAGCCAGATGTGAGTATCTTCTCTTTTAGGATGTTGGGGAGCAGCTGATTAGGGCAAGTTCCACTGGCACAGTCACTGCAGGTAGCAGTGTTCATGtctacaccaaaaaaaaaaaaaaaaaaaaactgtaggaGTTTGCTTGAGAAATGCAAGTATCTTGCTAATAATGAAACATGTAGACTTTAAACAGCATGGGGCAGCATgttggcgtggtggttagcacttctgcctcacagctagaatgacatctagaaggtctgggttcagttccaccttggcccgggcctcttgttgtgtggagtttgcatgttctcctgtgtctgtgtgggtttcctcccacagtccaaagacatgcagttactggggttaggttaattggtcatgaatggttgtctgtctctctgtgttgggctagtgacctgtacagggtgtaccctgcctcccaccctatgtcagctgggataggctccagccccccacccgTGACCccaaacaggataagcagaagagagtGGACAGACTTTAAATTAAAACCTTTTTAATAACCAGTGAGACTCTaagaaatacatttattaattatGTGCAGTGTTTGGACTTGTGCATGATGATCTGACAATAACAAATAGCTACAAGCCAATCAGAATCGACCACTGTCCATTCCCTTAGCAAGACTCCAATCTCTGCTCTTTGGTCTATTCTATAAAGATTACTTGGATATTATCTTTTTTATGACAAAGAAATGGGATGGGTGAAGGATGGCTGATGATAATTACACACTTACCTGCCAGGTTATCTAGGGGAAGGCCTGGGGTTATGAGGTTGATATATGGCTCTGTGTAACCCAGCTCGACCCAGTTACTGTGGCTGTAAAAGTCCTGAGagtgcacaaaaacacatgttATGCATACCACACAGAACCTCCATGCTTCTACTTTCCATTGCATGGCTGTTCCAATTTATTACATCCTTCTTACCTGTAGTGTGTGAAGGACTCTACCCAGTGTTTCCCTTGCAGTGGGAAATTTCTTATTGCGAATGTTAGCCTTAATGGCCAACATGCCCTGAGTGATCAGGCCACGTCCTTTCAAGAAGGCCTCAGAATTGAAGTGATGTGGAGGACTGGAAGATTTTTTGTCATATAAATGAAATTCTTGTCTGacaatttgtaaaaaaaaaaattaatttatagCTTTCTTTATTATTCCTTGagaatttttttcttgctttaccTGTTGGCAAAGTCGCGGTCTACCAGTCCGTTCTGAGTGTAAATGTCTTGAAGAGCAGAATGAAACTTGGCGCCAGACACGTCTCCTGTTGCTGTGGGACCTAAACAGgcctggaccagctcttcaggAGAGGAGCCCTGAAGGGCAACAATACAAAGTTGTAAGAAGGTGCCTGTTAAAATGAGCAGGCGAACAGAAGATATGCTTTACTTTATGAATGGAGCTACATTTGTCATACATCCTAAAATAGTTAAAAAGCAGCCTGGGGAGTTTATCGGTCTACTGCATCCCCTGCTATGAAttttaatacaataataaaaagtacaaaaatgaTGTGTATAGTTATTCAGTGGGGATCTTTGTTACTTTAAGCATTCATATTAAAATGGagatgagtgtgtgtttatgtaagcGTGAATGTTTCTAAATGTGGCAGGTGACTACGTCTGTGCTGtcttgtacattttgtatctcCATCCTACCGTGGGGTTGAACTCATAACCATTCTTCTCAGCCACCGCCCGACATGTCTCTGTCACTTTCTGcaatagagctgttcttgtaatgCTGACATGAGTGGACACTCCACGACCATCGGAGACAAAGGCCGTGGCTGGCCCTGACAGAGCCAAAGCCAGCAGAGCTATGACCAGCAATGAATTCATGACAAATCtgcaaaaagaaagtaaatgtaTTTGTTAATTTAGTGGCTTCAGTTAGTTTTGATTATGAGTCCTATGTTGCCAGAtagaataaaatcattttaacctATTATAATGTCTTTTGGGGTAAATCACATAATTAAATTTTTCAgaacagagattagagcatgctataggtattaaaggtgctgcactgcagtggtttgaatcatgtcaatctaatagactccaatttgttcatgtcttcttcacacattaaggttaattatggagttccacagggttctgtgctaggaccaattttatttacaatatacatgcttcccttaggcagtattatta containing:
- the LOC115781550 gene encoding von Willebrand factor A domain-containing protein 7-like — encoded protein: MNPCSVWGFVMNSLLVIALLALALSGPATAFVSDGRGVSTHVSITRTALLQKVTETCRAVAEKNGYEFNPTGSSPEELVQACLGPTATGDVSGAKFHSALQDIYTQNGLVDRDFANSPPHHFNSEAFLKGRGLITQGMLAIKANIRNKKFPTARETLGRVLHTLQDFYSHSNWVELGYTEPYINLITPGLPLDNLADMNTATCSDCASGTCPNQLLPNILKEKILTSGYMGIDSSFKPKGKCSHGGAADLTSTESPRGGISKDRQGNNLALHNAAVNAATAATLQLLEDVRLAVGDDDFLRMMGIARSSVLCFVIDTTGSMSDDIEEARSIIYEIIDSYKGTQDEPSEYILVPFNDPDFGPIIRTTDDNKIKEEISKLNADGGGDAPEMCLSGLQLALTGAPSSSYIYVFTDAIAKDIELKDSIMALIRSTQSKVSFFITEIFGRRRRSLRAASFGDYREIALVSGGQAIQVSKSELPQATDIILDTSTSALVTVLQRARNPGKQETFSFVLDESLKNITIYITGTAITFTLTDPAGVTQSQNEIIGKLGTIKAVGNLWRIRLYSDKQTGPWQININSNQPYTLQITGQSTITFIYNFVESFAGPHPGYAVLTGLPQAGQPATLMLSVMGRRGPSSMTTEHIGLAKVSGSEGVSNGVITDMGNGDILVTVDAVPEGEFVVTVKGTDKVSNSVFQRQSTTQVSVSKVKIQAVVGSSVEPGEDFKLPFSVMTQGSGGTYSIGVRNDRNFPMSFLNELTLTTGQYANATLTITPPASTESGTDVTLTVEAKSSDGVDSNYVVLRLSVVTKITDFVQPSCEGVSVQANDCPHDLAQCGPFQWELSANITDGNGTGIESISLHQGNGTLIYTSLSAPIIQANYNASCCSQIVEIVAVDKVGNVGKCYHSIARSGGPPTLTLSLPLWIYLLVSTFLLRP